Part of the Terrisporobacter glycolicus ATCC 14880 = DSM 1288 genome is shown below.
AAATATTAAATCTTTCGATTCAAGTCTAGAGTAAGCAAATTCCTTTAAATCTTTCATAACGTACATCTTATCTATACCTATTTTAAAGTCACAAGATATACTATTGTCCCCTACATACTCTACTCTAACATCTAATTTAACTTTTTCTCTTTCGTTACTTTTAAAGTAGTCTAATAACTCTTTATTAATAAAATTTTTATTTCTTTTTATTTTATTATCATTTTTTAATACAATAGTTGTTTGCTTTAAATTGCTAATTACATCTGATTTTAATAAATTAATTACATATAAAGATGAAGCTACAATATGTTTACATATAACATTATTGTTACTTGAACTTCTTTTTCTATAGTCCTCACAAGTACAAATTGTATTTACTATTTCTTTATTTTTTAAGTCTATAGTAATTTCTGGATAATATGTTGTGTTATAATTAGCGGAAGCTACTTTTCCATCAATATTTAAGATTTTATCTTGATTATTATATTTAATTTCTTGTACATATCCATCTTTATAATACTCTTGTCCTCTACTTAACCTTAGTTTGTCAGTATTATTAATCAATATATCATTTACTATTTTAAAATCCATTTTTTCACCTGTTTCTAAGTATTATAAACTTTATTATATTACGGTTATAAATCTACTTCAATGACACAAGCAAAAAGAAGCTAGATAAATCATTGAAATATCAATAGTTTATGATTATAAAAAAAATTTATAGGCATAATAAAAATATAATTTTATAAGGAGTGATTTTTATGCCAAATGAAGATACCATAAAACTATTAAAAGAGTGTGATGCAGGAGTTAAGATGGGCATTGATGGAATAAATAGAGTTATAAATAAAACTGAAAATAAAAAGCTAAAATCTCTGTTAGAAAAATATCTAAAAGACCATGAAAGATTGGAAGAAAAAATACAAGCAGAATTGAAAAAATTTAATGATGATAAAAAGGACCCTAACCCTTTGGCGAAAGCCATGTCATGGGTTAAGATTAATGTGAAGCTTATTAAAAGTGAGCATGATAAAGTGATTGCTGATTTAATGACTGAAGGATGTAATATGGGTATTAAGTCTATTTGTAGATATTTAAATGAATATAATGGGGCAATGGAAGGCATTAAAGGGCTGTGTTATGATTTAGTTGAAATAGAAGAAAACTTTTCAAAAGATCTTCGTAAGTTTTTATAAATATTTATAAAAAGATGTGGTAATCTTTATCAATCCACAATAATATATAAGTATAGGAACACTAAATATTAATTTATCTAATTGATCGGAAAGATAAGTTAATATTACAATATGTTTTCTCCGTTTTATATAATAAACGGTGTGGTGACTCATGGAGAATCATTAAAACATATATACAGATAAAAATCCTCATTTTTATGGGGATTTTTCTGTCTTAAGTTTAAGTTAGTATTATTTTGGCAAGAATAAATAAATAACTTAAATACATATGGAGGCCTTATGAGAGTACCAAAACATATAGGAATTATCCCAGATGGAAATAGACGCTGGGCTGTTAGTAATAATTTATCAAAAGAAAAAGGATATGATTATGGAGTTAATCCAGGTTTACAGCTTTTTAAATTATGCCAAAGAGAAAATGTTAAAGAAGTGACTTTCTATGGCTATACAGTGGACAATACAAAGCGACCTACCATTCAAAAAGAAGCTTTTATCAAAGCTTGTGTTGAATCGGTTATGCTTTTGACAAAAGAAGACTGTGAAATTTTAGTTGTAGGAGATACATTTAGTGATACTTTTCCTTCACAGCTTTTACCTTTTACAAAAGAAAGAAAAAAATTTGGAAAAGGTGGAATAAAAGTAAACTTTTTAATTCACTATGGTTGGAGCTGGGATCTAAATTACAAGAAAGAATTCTGTCCTCTTGGAAAACATGTGGAGAATAATATTAAATCGAGAGAGATTTCTCGTATTGATTTAATTATTCGCTGGGGAGGAAGACGAAGATTAAGTGGATTTTTACCAATCCAATGTGTATATGCAGATTTTTATGTAGTAGATAATATGTGGCCAGATTTTAAAGATCAAGATTTTTATGATGCTTTAAAATGGTATGATAAGCAAGATATTACTCTTGGAGGATAAAAAATAAGTGTTTTGCTATTTTGCAAAACACTTATTTTTTATTATTTTCAATAATTTCACATAATACTTTACTACCATCTATAACTACTGAGGCACCGTTTCCAGGATGCGTTGAAGAACCTATAAAATATAAACCGTTTACTTTTTTTGATTTAAGATGAGGTCTAAAATACGCACTCTGACTTATTTTGTGACTTATACCAAAAGAATTTCCATAATATAAATTGTACTTATCACAAAGATCAAAAGGTGTTAAGTAATTTTCATAAATGATATGATCTTCTATATTTTCTAATCCCTTAATATTTTTTAGATTTTTAAAAATATATTTTTTTAATATTTTAATTTGATCATTATTATAATTAATATTGGTAAATGACAAATTAGGTACACGAATCATAATATTCATTGAAGAGTTATTATTAGCTTTAAAAGATTCATCAACTGCACTAGGATAATAGATATATAATGAAGGGTCACAAGGGATATGTCCCTTAAAAGGTCCTTCTATACTATTTTTAAAATCCTTACTTATATAAATATTATGAACATTTAAGTTATGGTAAATTTTATCTAATCCTAAATATAAAATAAAAACAGAACAGGAGTAATCAATATTACTTAAATTCTTTTTTTTGTATTTGCTATCTAAAAACTCATCATTTATTAAATTTTTAATTGCATAGGGATAATCTGCATTACAAACTATTAAATCGCAACTTAATATTTTATCTTTTGTTTTTACGGCTTTTACTTCATTGTTTTCTATTACTATATTTTTAACTTCACAGTTTGTTGTTATTTGTCCGCCTAACTCTATAAATAGCTTTTCTAAAGCCTTTATATATGAATATATTCCTCCATCTATATACCAAATGCCATATAAGTGGGATATAGTTGGTATTAAGGTGTAAATATTCGAATTTGCATAAGGGTTTACTCCTATGTACATTGATGTAAATATTAAATAGTTTTTCAACTTTTTATTACGTATTAACTTATTAAGATAATTGTTTGTTGATGACAAAGGGCTAATTTTACACATGCTTTTTATAAATGGTAAATTAACAATCTCTTTTAGATTTATCATAGGTTGATTTAGTATCTTGTCTTTACTAATAAAGTATTTTTCATAAGATTTTGATAAAAAATTGTAAAAATCAGTAGATAGTCCCTTTTCTAGACTTTCTAGTTCATTAATCATTTTATTAGTATCACTATAAAAATCACAACATGTTTTATCATCATAAAATACTTTGTAAATAGGATCTAGTTTATACATTTTAAAGTAGTCTTCATAATTTTTTTCCACATCTTTAAATAAATCTGTATAAATTTTAGGAGTCATTATAATAGATGCAGTCATGTCAAATTTAAAATTTTTATTTTCCAATATATTTACTTTACCACCAATTTTTTTGTTTTTTTCCAATAAGATTACTTTATACCCTTTATATAGAAGTCTTATTCCACTACATAATCCTCCTATTCCTCCTCCAATAATAATTGTATTTTTATTCATTTTCATCCTCTTTCATAATAATCTTATATTTTTAAAATTATATTTATATTATGCACTTTATACTTAAATAAATTAAGAAAATCAAAAAAAACTGATACAAATCATGTACCAGTTTTTTTATATTAAATATTGTATTTCGAAGTTATTTTTTCTATTTCATTTTCATTGGCTGCGTAGTATGCGTAAAAGTTCATTTGGCTATTTGCTACTTTTTCTCCAATTTCAAATAACATTTTAGGTATTTCATCTGCTTTAAAATCTCCCAATGATTTACCTAGTCTTGTTTTTTTATATTCAAAATCACCGTCTACAAATATTTCAAAGGAGTCACACATTTGTCCATCAACTTTTTTCTTTTTACCAGTAAGTCCTATAGCACCTATTTGATGTACACCACAAGAGTTCATACAACCTGATATATATATTCTTGGCATAGCATTAAGTATGGTATTATCTCCCTTAGAATTTTCTTTAAAGTAGTCAATAATTTCATGTAACATCTTTTGACTGTTTTGAATACCCATTTGACATCTTGGAACACCAATACATGAAATACTTTTTTCTATACTAGTGCATCCACTAAAGTTTTTACTAATTTGTAGTAAATTCTCTGCTTCTTTTCCATCAAGATTTATAATAAATATTCCTTCTGTCATAGCAAGTCTAATTGATGCGTGTTTGCAACTATCTAAAGTATTTAATAATTTATTTAAATCATCAAGTTTTAATTGTCCTCCAATTGGATGAATGTAGACACTATAGTATCCCTTTTGTTTTTGTGGGAATAATCTACAGTCTTTAACATTTGTTTCAAATCCACCATCAGTAGGATATTCTATATTTTCTAGTTGTATATCAAGATTATTGTTTTCTTTTTCTTTTGCTACATACTCTTTGAATTTTTTAATAAATTCTTCTTCTCCAAGTCTATAAACCATATATCTAACTCTTGCCTTATGCTTGTTAATATAATCCCCTTCATCCATAAATAGTTTAGTTAAACCTTCAACATAATATAATACATCTTTTGGTTCAATTAGTTCATCTAATTCTAGACCAACATTTGGATTTTTTCCAAGCCCTCCACCAACAAAAACTTTGAAGTATGGTTTATTATCTTTTATTACAGCCAAAAATCCTAAATCTTGTACTGTAGTATGTGCAGCGTCCATTGGACAAGATGAATAAGATACTTTAAGCTTTCTTGGTAGATGATAAGTAGTTATTTTACTCATAAAGTGATTGTCTGTTGCTACTGCATAAGGTGTAACATCAAATGCTTCGTCTGGGTCCACTCCAGAAAGTGGTGATAATCCAACGTTTCTTGGAAAGTTTCCTCCACCACCGCGAGTAAATATATTGTTTTTTATGGCTTCTTCCATAATGTTGCAAATTCCATCTACATCTAAGTCATGTAGTTGAACTGCTTGTCTAGTTGTAAAATGTATTCCATCAAGATTATATCGTTTTGCAAATTCATATACCTTATGTAGTTGAGATATAGTTACAACTCCACTTGAAAATCTAAGTCTTATCATGAAGGATTTCTGATCTCTCTGAGCATATACTCCATATCCGCCTGAAATTCCTTTATAATCCATCTTAGTAAGGTCACCACTTAAAAGTTTTAAACATTGCTCTTTAAAATTAGGTATCTCACTAAGAAATATTTCTTTAGTTTTTTCTAAATTATGCATAGTTATCACCTCTGTAAAAATATATTTCTATATATATTGTTTACAAAAGTGATAAATCTATTTATTTTATATAGTATCTACTTTATTTTCTTCGTAGCTTACCCAGTCACTAAAACTTCCTGAATATAATTTATGGTCAATTTCAGCTTCTGTAAGTGCTAAACTAACAGGACTGGCAGTTATACCAGATCCACAATAAATTATTACTTCATCGTAATTGTTTAACTTAGTGAAAAGTTCTTTTAATTCATCCTTATTTTTCATAGCTAATTCATCATCTTTATTATTTAAAATATTCATCCAGAAATAATTATGAGCACTTGGAATATGACCAGCTTTTTTATCTACTGGTTCAAATTCACCATTGTATCTGCCGTTTTCTCTACAATCTACTATAACAATATTATCCTTGTGTAGTCTTTCTTTTACATACTCCATATTAACTCTCATATTTTCATTTACATTTATATTGAAGTTACCTTTTTTTACTGAACTAGGTTCATTAGTTAATTCCCCTCCAATTTCTTCAAATGCTTTTATTCCACCGTTTAATACATAAGTTTCATTGTGACCTAAGTATTTAAGTATCCACCAAAGTCTTGCAGGGCCTGCTAAGTCACCTTCATCATAAGCTACTACTATAGAATCATTATTAATCCCTTTATTTTCAAAAGTCGTTTTTAACTCTTCTACACTTGGAAGAGGATGTCTTCCTCCGTGTTCTTTTACAGGTGCAGATAATTCAGTTTCAATATCTACTCTTACAGCACCTTTAATATGAGACTTATCATAACTTCTTTTTCCATATTCTTTATCCATTAGTGAAAATCTACAATCTACTATAACTAATTTGTCATTGTTTAAGTTTTCTTTTAACCATTTTGCACTTATCATATTTGACATTTTACTCTCTCCTATAATATATTTCTTTTATAATTTTTAACTATTAATTATTATACTACAATATAATATTTTATTACAATATAAGGAAAAAGACTGCTTTAAAGCAGTCTTTTCTTATTTATTATACCTTTTTAATAGTTCTCTTTCACCCATTTCAACTAGCTTCTTGCTCATTTGGCCTCCTACACGACCACTTAAGCCTATGCTATCAATTGGATTAGAATCATTTTTTATATTAGAATCATTTAATAATTCTTGAGAAATCTCCATTTTCATTTGATTTAATGCTAATTTAGCATTTGGATCAACTGGTTTAGACATAAAAACCTCCTAGAGTTTTTATTATATTATCCCATTAAAAAGTCTAATATATTCCAACCATCAGAAGATGTTCCTTTGTAAAGTTCTGTAAATCCACATTTTTTACAACTTATAGTTACAAACTTTTTATTTTGCACATCAAATATTTTTGCGAAATTTCCTCCTGTAGCTTGAAACTGATCAGATTCAAAAGTTTGATTTCCACATTTTGGGCATACATATTGTTTTTTGTCCATAATTTTCCTCCAATATTATTCATAAAAGTAAAATCATTATAACATATTATTCAGCCCTATTATTATTATTTAAATTTTTAAAAAATTTATATATAAAAGGAATACTTATAATAAAAGTAAGTACATCCGAAATTGGTTGTGTAATTTCTACTCCTTTTAAGTAGAATATTTTAGGTAAAATTATAATTAGTGGAAGAAAGAATATTCCTTGACGACAAGAGGTTAAAAAAGTAGCATGTAAAGATTTACCCACTGCTTGAAATGTCATATTTGAAATAACTCCTAAGGTCATCAGCGGCATTACTAAGCATTGATATCGTAAGGCTCTTGTTCCTATTTCAATAACAGATAAATCTGAAATAAACCATGACATTATTTGTGGAGATAATATATACCCAATAAAAGCTAATCCAGTCATTATTGATGTTCCTATTTTTAAAGTAAATAAGAAAGATTCTTTAACTCTAGTAAAGTTTTTTGCGCCATAATTATATCCGACTACAGGTTGGTAGCCTTGACCATAACCTACTACAACACAAAATATTAGCATAAATACTCTTCCTACAATTGACATGGCAGCCACAGCTGAATCACCATAATTGGCTGCATTAAAATTTAGTGCTACAGTGGCCACACTGGCTAAGCCTTGCCTAAAGAAACTAGGCATTCCATTTTTAAATATAATTAAGTATGTACTTATTTCTTTTGATATTTTATTTATGGAAAACTTAACTATTGTTTTTCCTTTTAAGTAATATGAAAATAATATAATAAAACTTAAAAATTGACTTGTGGCTGTTGCTATGGCAGCACCACTAATACCTAAATTAAAGTGAAATATAAATATTGGATCTAAAATTATATTTATAATGCCTCCAATTCCTATGCCTACCATGGCAAAATTAGCTTTTCCTTCAGCTCTTAACATATTATTCAAAGCAAAAGAGGCTGTCATAAAAGGAGCTGCAAATAATATATATTTTGCATAGTCTACAGCATATGGAAGAATTGTTTCTGTTGAACCTAATAAAATCATCAGTGGTTTTATAAATATATTGCCAAATATTAATAAAGCAAATCCAAATATTAATGAAGTAACAAAACCAGAAGAACCTAATATATCAGCATCTTCCTTGTTTTGTTGACCAAGTTTTCGAGAAATTGTACTTCCAGAACCTATACCTATGGCAAAAGCAACAGCTTGTATAATGGCCATTAGAGAAAATACAATACCTGTAGCTGCTGAAGCACTTGTACCCAGTTGAGAAACAAAATATGTATCCGCCATATTATATAGGGATGTTATTAGCATACTAATTATAGTAGGAACTGCCAAAGATGACACCAATTTGGGTATGGGTGTTTTAGTCATTTTTTCAAATTGCATATCTTTTGAATCCATAAACACTCTCCTGTTAGTAATTTATTTTTAATTTTGTCTTATTTAAAACTATATTAATATTATATCTTACTTAGGAAAAACTTTGTGAATTATAATATCAAGTCAATATTAATTATCTGTTACTAAAATTTTATAAATAAAAAAAGTATAAAAACTAAGGTGTTATCCTTAAATTTTTATACTTTTCAACTTAATAATAAAAATTAAAATCTGCATCAACACAGAAACTTCCTCGACTTAAAAGACCACCAAAGGAAATTGTAATATAGTTCATTTGCGAATCAAGTACTTTATTTATAATTATTTTATATCCATCCACATCATATAAATTATCATCATCACTTGGGTCATCAAGTTCTAAATCAACTTTTGCATCACTAGTCATTGTTATACATCTAGTAAGAATTCTTATGCAAGTTTTATCGCTATTAGCTAAAAGTTTGTCCAATTCTCTTTTAGCTTCATTTGTTATAAGTATATTCATTTCTTCCATGTTGTCTCTCCTTAAAAGCTTTTTCTTTATTTTAACATATTATTATAATTATCAGCAATTATACTCATAAATATCTGAAAATTCCATAGCACATTTTTCAATTTTATTTTTACAATCGCATATTTTTTCCACGTTTACTCTTCCTACATTGACTAAATTAATAGGTAAGGTAATTATAAAATTCGACCCCTTCCCTAATTCACTTTCAACTTCTATATTTCCTTCGTGTAAATTAACTAAGGATTTAACTATGGCAAGGCCTATGCCACTTCCTTCATTATGCCTTGTCAAATTATTATCTACTCTAGTTAGTTTATCAAAGACTCTATCTAAATAGTCTTTTGGAATACCAATACCATGATCTTTCACAGATATTTTCACATTATTCATATTTGATTTTATACTAACTATAATAGGAGCAGTGGTAAAACTATATTTTATTGCATTAGATAAAAGATTTAAAAGGATTCTTTCAATCTCATCTGCGTCGCAGGCCATATTTATTTCTTCACAGTCTGTATCAAAAATAATCTTAATATCATCATTTTCTTCATTTGAAACTACTGCATTACAAACATTTTCTACTAATTCAACTATGTTGTAGTTTTGAAGATTTAATTCGTGATATCCATTTTTTATATATGTAATATCTATTAAGTTATTAACTAATCTAAGTAACCTATTTGAGTTTCTTTTTAAATATTTTATATGTTCATGTAAAGTTTCCAGTTTGTAGGTGTTATTTTCTAAGCTTGTACTAATTAGTTGAATAGTTGACATAATAATATTTATTGGTGTTCTAAACTCATGAGTTATGTTTGATAAAAACTCATCCTTTATTTCTTCTATACACTTAGCTTGTTGAAGTAATAATTTTCTCTTTTCATTGGCGATTCTTTCACTTACGTCTCTACCTGTTGAAAAAAACATATTTTCTTCTCTTAAAATTTTAAAACTCCAATCAATCCACTTATATGTATTGTCACTACATCTAAATCTACTTGTAACAGAACCAAAGTCATGACCTTCATTAAACATTAAGTTAAATACTTGTTCTCTATCATCAGGATATAATATGTCAAAAAAGTTTATACTTTTTACAGTATCATAGCCTAATATATTAAAAATTTGAAAATTATTATATATAGGATTTCCATCTAAATCCCATGTGGCAATCATATCTTCTGATACGTCTATGAATTGCATTAAAGAATTATTGATTTTTTCAACTTTTGCTCTCTCGTCCTTAATATCTTTACATTTTTTCCAGTTAGTTATGTTTATTGATATATATGAACATATGGTTTTAAAATAATTTATAGGAATACATCTGTCTTCATGACCTTTTTTATATGTTAACATGATAAAACCAGAATAATCTTCATCAAGATTCATATTATAAATACCCATTGCTGAGAATTTATCTGGTATACAATTTTTATTTATTAAATCTAAGTCTTTACTATTTCTTAGTTGCTCT
Proteins encoded:
- a CDS encoding DUF2383 domain-containing protein codes for the protein MPNEDTIKLLKECDAGVKMGIDGINRVINKTENKKLKSLLEKYLKDHERLEEKIQAELKKFNDDKKDPNPLAKAMSWVKINVKLIKSEHDKVIADLMTEGCNMGIKSICRYLNEYNGAMEGIKGLCYDLVEIEENFSKDLRKFL
- a CDS encoding undecaprenyl diphosphate synthase family protein produces the protein MRVPKHIGIIPDGNRRWAVSNNLSKEKGYDYGVNPGLQLFKLCQRENVKEVTFYGYTVDNTKRPTIQKEAFIKACVESVMLLTKEDCEILVVGDTFSDTFPSQLLPFTKERKKFGKGGIKVNFLIHYGWSWDLNYKKEFCPLGKHVENNIKSREISRIDLIIRWGGRRRLSGFLPIQCVYADFYVVDNMWPDFKDQDFYDALKWYDKQDITLGG
- a CDS encoding phytoene desaturase family protein, with translation MNKNTIIIGGGIGGLCSGIRLLYKGYKVILLEKNKKIGGKVNILENKNFKFDMTASIIMTPKIYTDLFKDVEKNYEDYFKMYKLDPIYKVFYDDKTCCDFYSDTNKMINELESLEKGLSTDFYNFLSKSYEKYFISKDKILNQPMINLKEIVNLPFIKSMCKISPLSSTNNYLNKLIRNKKLKNYLIFTSMYIGVNPYANSNIYTLIPTISHLYGIWYIDGGIYSYIKALEKLFIELGGQITTNCEVKNIVIENNEVKAVKTKDKILSCDLIVCNADYPYAIKNLINDEFLDSKYKKKNLSNIDYSCSVFILYLGLDKIYHNLNVHNIYISKDFKNSIEGPFKGHIPCDPSLYIYYPSAVDESFKANNNSSMNIMIRVPNLSFTNINYNNDQIKILKKYIFKNLKNIKGLENIEDHIIYENYLTPFDLCDKYNLYYGNSFGISHKISQSAYFRPHLKSKKVNGLYFIGSSTHPGNGASVVIDGSKVLCEIIENNKK
- a CDS encoding nitrite/sulfite reductase, which translates into the protein MHNLEKTKEIFLSEIPNFKEQCLKLLSGDLTKMDYKGISGGYGVYAQRDQKSFMIRLRFSSGVVTISQLHKVYEFAKRYNLDGIHFTTRQAVQLHDLDVDGICNIMEEAIKNNIFTRGGGGNFPRNVGLSPLSGVDPDEAFDVTPYAVATDNHFMSKITTYHLPRKLKVSYSSCPMDAAHTTVQDLGFLAVIKDNKPYFKVFVGGGLGKNPNVGLELDELIEPKDVLYYVEGLTKLFMDEGDYINKHKARVRYMVYRLGEEEFIKKFKEYVAKEKENNNLDIQLENIEYPTDGGFETNVKDCRLFPQKQKGYYSVYIHPIGGQLKLDDLNKLLNTLDSCKHASIRLAMTEGIFIINLDGKEAENLLQISKNFSGCTSIEKSISCIGVPRCQMGIQNSQKMLHEIIDYFKENSKGDNTILNAMPRIYISGCMNSCGVHQIGAIGLTGKKKKVDGQMCDSFEIFVDGDFEYKKTRLGKSLGDFKADEIPKMLFEIGEKVANSQMNFYAYYAANENEIEKITSKYNI
- a CDS encoding sulfurtransferase — its product is MSNMISAKWLKENLNNDKLVIVDCRFSLMDKEYGKRSYDKSHIKGAVRVDIETELSAPVKEHGGRHPLPSVEELKTTFENKGINNDSIVVAYDEGDLAGPARLWWILKYLGHNETYVLNGGIKAFEEIGGELTNEPSSVKKGNFNINVNENMRVNMEYVKERLHKDNIVIVDCRENGRYNGEFEPVDKKAGHIPSAHNYFWMNILNNKDDELAMKNKDELKELFTKLNNYDEVIIYCGSGITASPVSLALTEAEIDHKLYSGSFSDWVSYEENKVDTI
- a CDS encoding small, acid-soluble spore protein, alpha/beta type; translated protein: MSKPVDPNAKLALNQMKMEISQELLNDSNIKNDSNPIDSIGLSGRVGGQMSKKLVEMGERELLKRYNK
- a CDS encoding zinc ribbon domain-containing protein, which codes for MDKKQYVCPKCGNQTFESDQFQATGGNFAKIFDVQNKKFVTISCKKCGFTELYKGTSSDGWNILDFLMG
- a CDS encoding MATE family efflux transporter — its product is MDSKDMQFEKMTKTPIPKLVSSLAVPTIISMLITSLYNMADTYFVSQLGTSASAATGIVFSLMAIIQAVAFAIGIGSGSTISRKLGQQNKEDADILGSSGFVTSLIFGFALLIFGNIFIKPLMILLGSTETILPYAVDYAKYILFAAPFMTASFALNNMLRAEGKANFAMVGIGIGGIINIILDPIFIFHFNLGISGAAIATATSQFLSFIILFSYYLKGKTIVKFSINKISKEISTYLIIFKNGMPSFFRQGLASVATVALNFNAANYGDSAVAAMSIVGRVFMLIFCVVVGYGQGYQPVVGYNYGAKNFTRVKESFLFTLKIGTSIMTGLAFIGYILSPQIMSWFISDLSVIEIGTRALRYQCLVMPLMTLGVISNMTFQAVGKSLHATFLTSCRQGIFFLPLIIILPKIFYLKGVEITQPISDVLTFIISIPFIYKFFKNLNNNNRAE
- a CDS encoding PAS domain-containing sensor histidine kinase, producing MIKILNSLRYAIIAINEDKEILFVNKFLLDLLGVSEEYVIGKNLFQIISISSHPIDDLIDILPGNKKFHFCVKTQNNNLQSLWGEIVEDDFKGENAYFITGKTHYDKQYTRKDLEGLLDVIQVECCIKDTDGEYIYVNQQFADNLGCEKSEIIGKTSRDFFCKEDWSYMEKKEKLSIEKKKIINNENVYFTTNEKKWYSNTLGPIFDESNNVKYIASCKLDITLTKFLNDTLQIALNQITQISSDISIFDMDKEYKSLIQYTIEKLMKFSKSDGISVIYLDKKSSKLRVIAQSGEVIETFKDEDFGKELYEFIHTYGEGMIQLEQLRNSKDLDLINKNCIPDKFSAMGIYNMNLDEDYSGFIMLTYKKGHEDRCIPINYFKTICSYISINITNWKKCKDIKDERAKVEKINNSLMQFIDVSEDMIATWDLDGNPIYNNFQIFNILGYDTVKSINFFDILYPDDREQVFNLMFNEGHDFGSVTSRFRCSDNTYKWIDWSFKILREENMFFSTGRDVSERIANEKRKLLLQQAKCIEEIKDEFLSNITHEFRTPINIIMSTIQLISTSLENNTYKLETLHEHIKYLKRNSNRLLRLVNNLIDITYIKNGYHELNLQNYNIVELVENVCNAVVSNEENDDIKIIFDTDCEEINMACDADEIERILLNLLSNAIKYSFTTAPIIVSIKSNMNNVKISVKDHGIGIPKDYLDRVFDKLTRVDNNLTRHNEGSGIGLAIVKSLVNLHEGNIEVESELGKGSNFIITLPINLVNVGRVNVEKICDCKNKIEKCAMEFSDIYEYNC